The genomic interval gtaaaatcaagaacagttagggcatacgctgacacaatacaaaaatgtagcccatggctttttgaGGAGGAGTTGttgatatatcacaatggaaccaagATGtggagagccacagccgaaggggccccagcaaacttccagctgtgagccaatcatcagataatggccctggttatacttctacctcttttaaacaattttgctcatcatttggcattactcacataacaggaatcccatgcaatccacagggacaaggcatagttgaaagagctcatcaaactattaaaatgtacttattaaagcaaaaagagggaattgggaaggggtatgtatcccccaaagataaacttaaaataacccttctTACTCTAAAATgtgcataagcccaaggtactttggaaggatattctaacaggacaatggaaaggtcctgacccattgattgtctggagtcgggggtctgtttgtgtttccacagggagaacagcagccgatttggattccagagagattaactaaagtgatttctacagaccaaaaagaagatgatttggctcaaatccataacagctgatatccaaaactccagtttcgctatccttacatctgctacagaaccaggatgcttttttcaatatatatttttttattaccctttcccacatcataaagttctattttgttttttgagctcatacagacctaggttaatgttttgctgatcagttctattttttgactatagagtttttaaacactgcaatggagatttcacctgtaaaaagttataaggcctttactattatgttatgtgttgtatgtattatattatgtgtgcacacttgtgttttgtgttgtatgtttgtatgtacgtatgaccatatatcatatatgatgagcgctcatgaaaaaatggatccaaatatatatattttttcacgtgatttaaatggtttaatttatttttttttaatttttttaatatttattttttagtatttggcggacacaacatctttgtttgtatgtggtgctgagaatcgaacccgggctgcacatatgccaggcaagcgcgctaccgcttgagccacatccccagccctaaatggtttaatttaaattgggtaaacagctgttgaggattgttttaatatattaacaaaaaaggaggttaacagatctgtttgtttactttcaccttttcttttcattatatttaataattctgttgaaGATAAGGTacattgtttagaaaattgttttcttttagtgccttctggaatgttacataattttttctttagccattattgccagaattcctatcttcatcccagtgctggtgaagacaaagataaaaccagtctacagcttctgcaatagccatcactgaactgcttgcagaacttgcctggactatgtatcacttgtatgcattgagaactcacctgtatgcctcgtgaactatctgttggtgcagcgatttgtggtagtgttggggtatttttgctgatggtgtcatcgatggtacaatttttccaaaaggagctgtcaattggcttggtatatcttcctcctttctgcttgtcatggtggttcagctaaaatttgggggccaacagaggtgaggcaaagaacctcacccccctgctggtacaaagacctatccgcAGGTGTGGCTGTATGTTAGACCAgcagtcaatgacgggtaagacccaaattgaacattattaaaatgcaatggtaccaacctaagacaggaggctgacgccctgaggtcagctcatcagatgacgggtaaggaccatatgtactattggacaacctaaggcaggcatggtccctaagccacatgcttgttgtttaaacagagagggggagatgtttaggccacagccgaaggggccccagcaaacttccagcctccagctgatgattggctcacagcagccccagcaaacttctagctgccagctgattggctccttgaggtgatgctcattgggctgtttccccgccctttcagacctcggagctgctcattgggggcttttttggctccacccacacaacccagccaatgggcctcaagagcaggaggagtggggaggtggagaggcttgtgggaagccggtggtgacagttgggctctgagggttttcctgaggagctgtgtggtgcggtgtgtgtcctaaaaataaagttctttcttttgacaagtggctcctgattgtgcccaggCAGACCGCGGCACATTCCCAGGCGTCTGCCAGGGCGCCTTCTTGGCAGGGTTTCGAAGGAGCCACCTGAAGCATCCTTCCCATCTCTGCCCTCCCGGATGGGCTCCCCGTGAAGATCAGGGATGGGCCCCAGGCTCCCACGTTGCTCACGTTCATGGGGCTTCTCTCCAGCGTGAGGTCCGGGTGACCTTGTCACGACCTGGCATTGGGGGCACCTTCACTCTCTCCCACGTTGGTCCGTCGCTCTTCGACGGAGTCCTCCTGTCCTGGAAGGGGAGGCCACCGGAGGCGTTTCCACACCCACCCTGGGAGGGCCCCGCCATGTGGGCCCTCGGGTCCCCTCATGGGCCTGGGGGGGCCGAGGGCTGGCCCTCGGCGTCGTGCATGGCCCCGTGCGCACGCAGGGTCTCGGGCAGGCTGAAGGTCTTCCCGCAGCGCGCGCACTCGTAGGGCTCCTTGCGGGCATGGGTCATCTCGTGGCGCTGCAGAGACTGCGGGTACTTGAAGGGCCTCTGGCACTGCCCGCAGGTGTAGGGCTTGGCCCCGGAGTGCGTCCGCAGGTGGTTCTGGAAGGCTGACGGGTAGGCCAGGACCTTCCCGCACTCGCTGCACGTGAACTCCCTCCGAGCCGCGGCCGCGCCCTCGGTGCGCTGGCCCCCGGCCGCATCGGTGCGCTGGCCCTCGGCGCGCTGGCCCTCGTGGGTGTCCTGGGCTCCGTGGTGTGTCTTCCTGTGTCGCGTGAGGGACCTGGAGTGCTGGAAGCTCCTGCCGCACTGCTCGCACGCGTAGGGCTTCCCCCCAGGGACGGTCCCCGCGGGTCTCCGGGAGGCACCAACAGAGTCCTTCCCACGGTCCTCACTTCTGCCCGGCCCCTCGGCCGCGTGGTCCCCCCTCGCGAGGCCCGAGGGACTGCACACCCCGGGGGGCGCTGTCGCCCACGCCTGGCCCGCATCGCTTCCGCCCTCAGTGCGCATCCCGAGCTGTCCCGCGAGGGCGGACAGAGGAAAGGTCCCCTCGCACGGTTCCTCCCCGCTGGCTTTCTCTCCGTGGCTGCCCGGCAGCCAGGGGCAGGTGCAGGCCTGTCCGCACCCCCAACGCCCACAGGGCCACTGTCCACAGGGCGACCCGGTGGCCCTCCCGCACGGCCTCGGGTCAGGAGCACCTCGCACACAGTGGCCGGGACGTGGGCCAGGGCTGAGGGGAGCCTCGCCGCCTCCACAGAGGCTGTCCTCCACACGACCTCTGCCAAAAAAACGGAAAGTCTCATAGCACAATGACAATGACGTTAACAGGGAAGTAGAAGTCTGCCTTTGCCTTCAGCACCGTGGAGTTTCTATTCTGAACTGTCTGAACCGGGGAGAGACAGGCTCTGGAAGAGGCCCAGGGATGTCATCACCAAACAGCTCTGACACCGTCTGCAGAGTAGCGCCACCCTCACATGGCACCAGTGTGCAGTGTGTGACGGTGACACACCGTTCCCCACACACCATCATTCAGGAGGGGCACCGATGGGTGTATGGTACTGATATCTGCACGGGGCTGGTCTCTAGGTCCTCCAGGGCTGGCCTAGTTCAGGGGGACACTGGGTTGGACCCTCAGGACCAcagaaaaatggatgaataaataaaacgaAGGCACTGTGTCCATTAACAACTAGaagatcttttaaatatatatgcaatacGTATACGTACAAAATAGGCTTCCCTCTAATAGTTTGTGAATTGTTTCatttagtatttaaataaaattcaaaaaatttctcattaaaattccTACAGATCAACAATTTAGAACCGTGAGGTCCCCAAACATGAGTAACTCTGTTTCAATGCTGGGACTCCATCTTAACCCAAACTGAAACTGACACTGCCAAGAAAAGGAGGATCACAATACCCGTCCACCCCCCCAGGCCCCTGGACACAGAGCTCTGCTGTTCCCCAGTCACCTGCCCCAGGTCCACCTCGCCCGCTGCCCCCTGCAGAAGGCCCGCTGCCGCCATTCTGTCAGTACCCTTCCCGGGACAGACTGTCCATGTGAAAGCTGTCCAGCTTCCCTGGCAGGACGGCACAGCTCTACGAGCTCCACCTTAATAATGGTCATGACCTACCAGTCCCCAGGGACACCCTTTCTCTTAGGAGTGCGACTCACCTCAGGTGTGCCCCTTGGCTCTCAGGCTCATCTTCCAGGGGATGGTCTCCAGAGTTTTCTAAAATGTGGGCATAGGAATTAATTCTTGTGAACCTTGCCATTTTATGTTCCTCAGATATCTCCCTACACATAATCTGCTGAGAGACTGATGTCCTGGCTTTAAATGGAGCCTCATAACTGAGACAGAAAAAGCAGacacactggtgtgtgtgtgtttgtgtgcatgcgtacatgtgtgtgcatgtatgttaTGGGTTTAGGTGTTATGTGcgtatgtctatgtg from Urocitellus parryii isolate mUroPar1 chromosome 3, mUroPar1.hap1, whole genome shotgun sequence carries:
- the LOC113201143 gene encoding uncharacterized protein LOC113201143, producing MGSVTFEDVAVNFTVEEWALLSSAQRDLHREVMLETWQNLASVENSGDHPLEDEPESQGAHLRGRVEDSLCGGGEAPLSPGPRPGHCVRGAPDPRPCGRATGSPCGQWPCGRWGCGQACTCPWLPGSHGEKASGEEPCEGTFPLSALAGQLGMRTEGGSDAGQAWATAPPGVCSPSGLARGDHAAEGPGRSEDRGKDSVGASRRPAGTVPGGKPYACEQCGRSFQHSRSLTRHRKTHHGAQDTHEGQRAEGQRTDAAGGQRTEGAAAARREFTCSECGKVLAYPSAFQNHLRTHSGAKPYTCGQCQRPFKYPQSLQRHEMTHARKEPYECARCGKTFSLPETLRAHGAMHDAEGQPSAPPGP